The Anaerosporomusa subterranea nucleotide sequence GGGCAGAATTAGTAGCAATACGTTCACGATTTGTGAGGAGGTTTTGCATGAAAGTTGACCTGTTGCTTAAGAATGTTCGCATCTTTAATTCCTATGCCAAGCGATTCATCGATGCCGATGCTGCTATTTTGAACGGAAAATTTCTTTATATAGGAAAACGCGATATTGACCAATTGCAACCTGATGTGTCGATCGACGGTCAGGGGGCGTATATGATCCCTGGCCTTATTGATATTCATATGCATATCGAGAGCTCCATGACTGCTCCGCTGCCCTTCTCTTGGGAACTGGTCAAGAATGGCGTTACAACCATTGTCGCTGAGCCGCATGAAATTGCTAATATCTTTGGTATTGAAGGCATCAGGTCTATGCTTGAAGCCGGTAAGGATGCTCCCAACGATATTTTTCTCGGCGTGCCTAGCTCTGTGCCTTCTACCAGTCTCGAAATTGAGACTAGCGGCGCGACAATTGAATTGGCTGACTTGGCCGAATTGCTGCAGTCAGAATCGGTCGTTTGTCTGGGCGAAGTCATGAATTATGTCGATGTAGTGTACAAACAGGATGCCAAGATCAATCAACTGATTAACTATACCAGAACAGAGAAGCCTCATCTGCCAATTGAAGGTCATTGCCCCAAACTGTTGGGTTTGGAGTTGGCTCGCTTTATCTATGCGGGAGTCGACTCCGATCACACCCAACAGACCGTTGCCGGCATGGAGGAACGCTTGCTGAATGGGATGTTTGTTGAAATCCAAGAGAAGTCATTAACGCCAGACATTATCAACTTTCTCATCGAGCAGCAGATGGGTGAACATTTTGCCTTTGTCACCGATGATGTGATGGCAGATTCGCTGGTTGCGAAGGGCCACTTAAACCATATTGTCAAAAGCGCGATTGGTCTGGGGATGAAGCCAGAGCAGGCCATTTATGCTGCTACGTTTACACCTGCCCGCAGAATGGGGCTGAAAGACCGCGGTAGCATCGCGCCGGGGAAACGGGCAGATTTTGTTCTGTTGGACAACTTGGAACAATTTACGATCGCAAAGACCTTCAAAAATGGCAAAGAAGTCTTTAACCAGTCTGAACATCAAAAGTCGTATGCGAAGGCTGGGTTATTTCCAAAACACTTCTATCACAGTGTGAAGCTTTCACCTTTAAATGAAGGCAGCTTCCGACTGCCCATTGCTGCGACTACCCAGACCGCCTGCTGCCGGATTATTACTGTGACCGCCGGTACGACATTTACCAAGGAGACTCAGGCGGAATTACCAGTGCGTAATGCAGAGATCGATTGGGAAAACTCAGCTTATTGCTTGATCGGTGTCTTTGAACGGCACGGTAAGAACGGGAACATTGGCTGGGGCCTAGTTGGCGGAGATGTTATCTCACAAGGTGCAATCGCTACTACTTATGCGCACGATCATCACAATTTACTGGTCATTGGCCGTAATAAACGCGATATGCTGATAGCAGCCAACACGGTGATTGCCAACCAGGGCGGTTACTGCGTTGTTCACGACGGCGAGGTAATCGGCGAAGTAGCCCTACCAGTGGCTGGCATCTTATCCGAACTTCCGATAAGTGAATTAGCACAACAGGTGAAAGGCTTGAAAGAAGCGATGCAAAAGCTTGGTTTTAAGCATGGTAATCCTATTATGTCGCTTAGCACTCTTTCGCTGCCAGTCAGTCAGGAGTTGAAAATCACTGACAAAGGGCTGGTTAAAGTTAATGAACAGAAGTTAGTTTCGCTTTTGCTATAACGGATTGGAGGTGGACTATGCTCTCGTTTGATGTCTTAGTTATTGGAGGCGGTGGAGCGGGAATGCGGGCCGCCATCGAAGCCGCCCGTGCGCATGAATGCTCGGTCGCGTTACTGACCAAAGCTCATCCGTTGCGTTCGACAACAGGCTGTACCGGCGGCGGGATTAACGCCGTTCTCAATAGTGCAGATCCGGATGATACAGTGGAGAAATATATAAAAGATACAATTGTCGGTGGTGATTATTTAAATGACCAGGATGCAGTCGAGTTTTTTGCCTCGCAAGCCGCTAGCGCGGTGAAAGAGCTGGACCGCTTTGGTGTCCCCTTTTTTCGTGATGAAACTGGTCGTATTGCGCAAAGCCGGGGAGGCGGCGCGTCAGCGCCTAGGGTGTGTTGGACGCTCGGACATGCAATTGCGCATAGTCTGTATGAACAGTACTTGCGTTATGAAATTTATGATTTATCTGATGTCTTCCTACTTGATTTAACAGTTGAAAATGGCCGACTGCAGGGCGTCATCGCTCTTAATATCCAAACAGGAACTGTTTTTCCCATTGCGGCCAAAGCGGTTGTCATGGCAACAGGAGGCGCGGGCCGCATTTATTGGCAACGAACCACAGACCCAGTAGACTGTACTGGTGATGGCCTCGCTATTTGCCTAAAGGCGGGTATTGCTCTCAAAGACACAGAATTCGTTCAGTTCCACCCAACTGCTTTAGCAGCAACCGGGATACTGCTCTCTGAGGCTGCGCGCGGAGCTGGCGCTTATCTGCTAAATCGTGACGGTGAGCGATTTATGAGCCGATATGAACCGGAAAAGATGGAATTGGCTACTCGGGATGCGATTTCGACTGCGATTGAGACCGAGATTCGAGAGGGGCGGGGCTATGGTACAGGCGCGGGTGCCCACGTTATGCTCGATCTACGGCACATCGATCGGGGAATATTGCAGGATAAACTAAAACAGGTGTATGATGCAGCCGTAAAATTTGAGGGACTCGATCCGAGTGAAAGTCTGCTGCCGATTCGGCCAGCCTGTCACTATATGATGGGGGGCATTGACGTGGTTGACTTTAAGACATGTACAACATCAATTCCTGGCTTATTTGCCGCCGGCGAATGCGCTTGTGTTTCCGTTCAAGGGGCGAATCGACTGGGCGGCAATGCCCTGTCAGAGGTTGTAGTCTTTGGCAAGACCGCTGGGGCTGCGGCGGCGGCCTATGCGAAGAGCCAACTTGTGTCTGATCATGCTAGCCTCCAGGATGGGGTAAGTTGTTGGCAGTTGCGGTTTGCTTCAGTCCGCGCCAGACAAAGTGGCATATCTCTAACTAAGATCCGCGAGCGATTAGCAGCCTGTATGTGGGAGAATGTGGGGATCAGCCGCAACGCGCGGAGCTTGCAAGTCGCGCTGGATACTATTTGTGAACTGAAACAAGACTATGAGAGTGTCGAAATTGGTGATTCACAACAACGCGGCAATTCCGCATTTGTACATTACCTGGAAGTCGGCAACTTGCTTGATATTGCCTATGCCGTAACTCTTGGCGCGTTATCGCGACGCGAATCTAGGGGCTGTCATCAACGCAGCGACTTTCCCGCTAGAGATGATGCTAACTTCTTGAAGCACACTTTGATATCGAAAATTGACGGCGACTTTCATGTTAACTACCGACCGGTAAGTATAACAAAATATCTGCCAACAGAGAGGAAGCCATGAACAAGCAGATAACATTTGCAGTCAGCAGATTTGACGGGGAAACAAGCTATATTCAAACCTATCAATTGGACTATCAGTCTGGAAAAACGGTCTTATGGTGGCTAAATGCAATCAAAGAAGAACAGGACCCCTCCCTGACACTTACGGTTGCTTGTCGCGCCGGGCTTTGCGGCGCATGCGCTCTGCAGGTGAATGGCGATCCTGTTTTGGCCTGTGAAACTTTGCTGGATCCACTGCTCATGCAAGGACAAGTCAAGATTGAGCCGCTTAATGCCTTTCCTTTGGTCCGTGATCTGATGCTTGACTGGCGTGGGGCGATAGCTAGGATGAAGAGCATTCATCCTTGGCTTGAAGTCGAAAACGATCAAACCAGCAGTACTGGGTGTGTACAGACCCAGATGGAATATCAGGAAGTAAAACCCTATGTCGCCTGCATCGGGTGTGGCATCTGCGCCTCTGTATGTCCTGCCCTCGCGGGAGAAGGCTTTATCGAACCGTTTCTATTTGTCAAGGCGCGGCGGCTGATAGTCGATTCCCGATCAAGTGACCGCAGCCGTCAGGCTGTACTAAAGGCGGTGAGGCCCTACTTGCAAAATTGTCTGCATTGCGGTCTTTGTGAGGAGGCTTGTCCTAAAAGTGTATCGCCGGAGAAGGCGGTCAGTAGTATGGTGACCGACGTATAACCTGTCGTAGACAATGAAAGGAGAATGAATGTGTCAAGGAAAATCTATATTACCGAAGCTGATCTAGGTAAGTTGGAGAAACTCATCAATGCTGCAAAAGAGTTTAGTACTGGGAAAAAGGAATATTTGGAGAAACTGGAACTGGAATTGGCGTGGGCTAACGTCGTGCTGCCAACAGCGGTGCCGGACAATGTGATCACCATGAACTCCAAGGTTTTGTTGCGTGACTTAGATTATGGTGACGAGATGACCTATACCTTGGTCTATCCTGATGACGCAGATTTGGCGCAAGATAAGATATCGGTCTTAGCGCCGATTGGAACCGCAATTTTAGGCTACCGAGCCGGTGACGATGTTGAGTGGGAGGTACCAAACGGCATTGTCCGGTTGCGGGTGGAAAAAATACTTTATCAACCTGAAGCAGCCGGAAACTTTGATTTATAAGCAGAAAAGCAGCCTAACCGGCTGCTTTTTCTTATAGAGTATAAGATTATAAGTTCGCTAAGAAGGACGAGGATACGTTTCCACAGAGTACACAGAGGGAGGAAGAGTGGAACGGTATCTATTTTGCCAGCTTTACTGGGCCTGAATTGTAGCCCTCTGTGTCCTCTTTACCACTCTGTGGCCTCTGTGGAACGGTGCCCTTCCTAAAGGTCGTCCGGTTTTGCTTAATCTGCCTGAGACATCGGTGATGCGATTAGCCATTTGAGGGAAATGAGTCCGAGAACAACCCCCGCAAACCAATATGTGTATTCCGGTCCCATTGTCTGAGTCAGCAGATAAGCTGCCAGAGGACCTAGAGCCGCTCCTAAATCGATAGCAAACGAGTAAGCAGTCATTACAACCGCCTTCGATGTTGAAACCGCTACATCTGATGCCACCGCGTCAGCCAGGGTGGTTAGAATAGTTGCCGTGACCTGCAACAGTAAGAGCAGGAACAGCCAGAATAAGATGGGAAGTTGAAGCGGGATGAGCGTAAACAACGCCGTAGCTAACAGTAAGGTTGAGGTCAACAGAAATCGTCTACCGCCGCGTCCATCGGATCGTCTGCCAAACCATGGCGCAAGCCATGGCTCCCAGCTCCAGCGGAGGGCTTGCAGTATGCCGGCAAGCGAGGCAGCGCCGATTAAAAAGCCGCCGATTGATACCATTTCTGAATACAGAGTTTTTATTAAATGACTGATCGTCGCGTTGAATAGACCCTGGTAGATCATTGCGACAACTGCACCTGTCAGCAGCGCCCAAACAACTGGCCATTCTTTCAATATATGCGCTGTTGGGATACAACCTGTCGCTACATCCCGCTGATGGGTTAGCGCTTTAGGAATGAATAAGAAAATGCAGGGTATGGAGCAGGCGGTTAATGCGGCAAATAGTATAGCTGTGGTTTTTAAGCCGAACGAATCAGCGAGCAAACCGCCGGCTAGCATGCCAACTAGGCTCCCTAGCCTGAATAGTCCATTATATGTTCCCATGAAATGGCCGCGATTGTTATCACTAGAGAAATCCAAGATCGTAAAGTAGGCTCCTAAACGCAAAAATGTCCAGGCAATGCCCCAGATGCATCGCATGGCGAGCAACAGCCAAAAGCCCTGCAGCAATCCATAAGAAGCTGTCGTTATCACAGCCAGCAGAGTGGCCAGCAAAACTCCGATTCGGCTGCTGATGCGCTGGTAAAGCCAGCCAACAATCGGGTTTAGGGGTAGCCTAATTAATCGGTTGGCTGATAACAACACACCAACTTCCCATAGTGACGAAAGCCCGGCTTCCTGCCAGTGGGTCGGCAGTACAATGTATAGCATTGAATCTCCAACAAGGCATGCTGCTGTCAGTAGCGATATTGCAATTACCGGTTTTATATTGCTATTTTTGTTGTTGCTATTCTCCATGTGCCACCTCAACAGAACTACCTTGCAGAGGTAATTCGACTGAGCTAATAACTCTTCCTCTCAGTATTCATATGTTTATTGAAGAATATATGAACAAAGCCTGAGTCATGCAGATCTTTGCAGGACTCAGGCTTTACTTCACTACCAGCCCCAGGATAAGAAGAACGAATCTCGGTTTTCATAGCCGCCGTCATCATCGCGGATGAACAGAAACGCGCCATTGTGCATGAAGCCGACGCTAACCAGTTCATCAGAGTCATTGTAGAACATGACCGCGTCTCTTACGTAACGTCCTTGATACCAGAACCCGTTACCGTGAATATCTTGCCATCTGTAGGCATACAGTCCTGGAAATCTATTGCTCCATCGATTATCATGGATGCGCTCAATTGTGTGTCCCGGGCGATAAAATCGATCGCGGTGCTCATACCAGGTAAACGGGAGAGCCGCGTGCTGGGTTTTGCGCCAGCTATTGTTGCGGTAGGAAGGATGATCCCATCTGCTGTTCCTTTTTTCGTACCTATCATTTCGATCATGTTTATCGTGCCTTTCACTACGGTACGAGCGATCATCATCTTTCCAGTGGTCGTGTGGTTTTGCGCTTGCGGTTGCGGAGAAAGCCACAACAAGCACAAGCATTAGTAGGATAATCTTTCTTTTCATGGAAGCCGACCTCCTTTTAAGCTAATTTTATCCTGAGTTTGTGACAAATTTGTGACAAAGTTCCGGATACTGAGAATAGTACAAGTCTTTTCTAGTAATGGAAATATGTAGAAAGAGGAACGCGATCGGTATGAACCAACGGCGTTCCCCAATAGTACTAGAATTTAAATGCTGCGCCTAACCCCAAGCCATTGCGGCTGCTGCCACCGTCCGGCTTAACAGATAGGTAGCTGACGGTGAGATCAACATTGTGGCTAATCGCATAATTAGCGCCAACGTGCAGTTCTTTGTGCTCGCTGCTTGCAGCGAAGGAAGCGAATCCATTCCACTGCGCCGATAATGGACCACTGACGCCAAGACCCAAGAACAATTCGGAACTCGAACCGAAGTCTCTGACACCGGCAATCGCCCGAAGATTATCTGTCAGATGCAATTGGCCGTAAATATCGTCTGCATCGCCGTGATTGCCCCAATCCACTGTCTGCAGACCAACGGTGAATTTCGGAGACAACTTATGCTCGATATAAATGGTATCACTGTCGGGATCAGTGCTGTGCATCATGATGCCGACCGCAGTCTGGTGGGTATTAAGTTCATTGAGTGGAGCTGCCGCGGCAACGCCAACATTGAAGGCCAGTAAACCAGCAAGGAGAAGAGTCAGTTTTTTCATGCGGAAAACCTCCTGAATCAAATTTATGTATTGTTTCTTATGTAAATATAACAGAAAGTAACTGGTTGGTCAATAAGTATAATATCCTATTATCTGGGATTGAACTAGGTCTACATTCCTTATCACCATATTGCTTTATCTCTGGGAATTAGAATTTCCACAAGCCGCGCAAACCGTCCTGCCACTGGCAGGACTGCCAGAGACGAGATCACGTTGAAGGCTGTGTGTAATACCGCGACCTGTACGGCGGGATCTGTGGAAATTCGCTCGGTTATAGTAACGAGTTGTTCGGTTATAGGCAAAAACAATAGGATGCCCAACAGATTCACTAAGACATGCGCAGCAGCTACTCGTTTTGCAGCTAGCGGTGCTATAGCGCTTACAAGGACGGACGAAAGACAAGAGCCTAGATTGGACCCATAAACAATATATGCTGCAGTTGTTAAGCCAAATACACCATTATCAGTCAGCGTCATTACCATGACAGTGGCCGCGCTGCTAGACTGAAACATAAATGTAATCAATACTCCTGCCAGAATTCCTAGCCAAGTGCTCGAGTCAGCTAACCGTAGTAGGCGGTGAACCGGTTCGAGAGCTTGCAGTTCAGTCATTCCAGTGTTGAGCAGATACAAACCGCAAAACATGCCCAATAGGCCTGTTGCTGCTAGACCGATGTTGCGAGTTCTTCGGAATAGGAGACTGATGCCAGAAAAACATAGCAACAATGGTAGCAGCTTATCTGTATTCAAGAAGCTTAGTAATCCCACAGTTGAACAAGTGCCGATGTTAGCGCCCAAGATGATGCCAAATGCCTGGCGAAACGTCAGGTATTCGGCGGTGACTAAGCCGATGGTCAATAAACAAACAGCTGTGCTGCTCTGAAACAATGCCGCGGCGAGCGTTCCTGTCACTAAGCCTCTCCAGGGAGTGCCAGTTGCCACTGAAAGCATTTTCTGCAAGCGATACCACAATAAGCAACTTAGTCCATAACGCATAAGCAGTAAACCGCCTGCTAATAAAAAAACACCCAGTAGTAGGGCGAGTAGATTAGCCAAATTGTCGACACCTCCAGGGCAGACCTCTTTCAGTACAATTATAGAAGAGTATATGAAGCGGTAGTGGGGAAAAGTACTGCTTGAACGGTGACTGTTGCAGGGGATATGCTAATAATGTTGAATCAATTAATTTAGAAGAATGAACAGGGGGATGAAAAGTGGATTGTCATGAGGCTATTTTCGGCAGGAGAAGCTGCCGAAATTTCAAGAATCAACCTGTTGAACCGGAAAAGATTCAGCGGCTGCTCGAAGCAGCACTCTACGCGCCATCTCCGGCAAATAAGCAGCCCTGGGAATTTATTGTTACCAGTAACCTGAAGTATAATGAGCAAATAAAGGCTACCTCTGATGTAACGAAAGAAAAACTTGCTGTCAGAAGCGGTTGGAAGTGGCTGCCGGTTTTTGATCTAAGCTTTTTGTTGCAAGCTCCGACGCTGATTGTCGTGATTGGCGATCCTAGCCGAAACGGAGCAGAACAGTTTCTAGATGACCCCAGTCCCGGTTACCTCGAATCCTGCAGCGCAGCAGTGCAGAATTTGATGCTTAGTGCGCATGCCCAAGGATTGGGAACTCTCTGGTTCTCGCTGTTTGAAAAAGGTGATGTTAGAAAAATATTTGGTATCAGTGAGGATAAAGACCCAATCGGTGTCATTTGTGTCGGCTACCCTGAGAAAATTGGCACTCCGCCTGCCCGGAAGGGAATTGAAGACAAAGTTACGTTTCTTGATTAATAACACGAAGTCCCCTTGGTTGACCACATGGTAGCCAAGGGGACTTCGTGTTTAATGGATCTTATAGTTCAATCCCGAAATACTGCTCTGCATTAGTAAAGCAGATATTTTTCACCATTGCTCCTAGTAATTCGATGTCATTTGGTGCCTCGCCGTTTTCTACCCATTCTCCGATCATATTGCAGAGAATACGTCTGAAGTATTCATGCCGAGTATAAGAAAGGAAACTGCGTGAATCAGTAAGCATGCCGACAAAGCGGCTGAGTAGGCCGATGTTCGCGAGTGTAGTCATTTGCTTGAGCATACCGTCTTTTTGATCATTGAACCACCAGCCCGAGCCAAATTGCATCTTGCCGGGGACGCCGCCTTGGAAACATCCCGCAATCGTCGACAGTACATCATTATCGCGGGGATTCAGGCAGTAGAGTATAGTCTTGGGTAGTTCATCTGTGGTATCCAACGCATCAAAAAACTTTGCCAACGGCTCGGCAATTGTATAATCTGCAGTGGCATCAAAGCCAGTATCTGGACCGATCAGTCGCATCATGCGGGAGTTGTTGTTGCGGATAGTGCCAATGTGCAGTTGCATGACCCAACCTAAGCGAGCATACTGTTTGCCAAGGAAGACCATGATGTGAGTCTTATATTGTTTAACCTCTAATTCAGATAGTTCTTTTCCTTGCAACGCTTTTTGGAGCACGGCATTGGCTTGCTCTTCGGTTGCCGTAGCAAACACGATTGGATCAAGCGCATGGTCAGAGACACGGCAGCCGACTTGGTGGAAGAACTCAAGGCGTTGCAAGAGGGCCTCTTTAACAGCGGCAACTGTTTTGATTTCTTTGCCAGTCACGTTAGCCAGCTTAGCAATCCAATCAAGGAAGCCGTCTTTGTCGATGTTGAAGCTCTTATCCGGGCGGAAAGCCGGCAATACCTTAACGCCGAAGGCAGTATTCTTCGCTAAGGCGATATGGTATTCCAGTGAGTCAGCCGGGTCATCGGTAGTGCAGATAGCTTTGACGTTAGAACGCTTAATCAATCCTTGAGCAGTGAATTCATCTTTTTGCAGCAGTTCATTACACTTCTCCCAGATTTCATCAGCTGTCTGCGGCGATAGCAGCTTGTCTATGCCGAAAAAGCGCTTGAGCTCAAGATGAGTCCAATGATATAACGGATTGCCGATACACTGGGTCATCGTCTCGGCCCATTTCATGAATTTATCTTTGTCAGGCGCATCGCCGGTGATAAATCGCTCGTCAACCCCGTTAGCCCGCATAGCGCGCCATTTGTAGTGATCACCGCCCAACCAGATTTCGGCAATGTTGCGGTAACGTTTGTTCTCGGCGACTTCTTTAGGACTCAAATGACAGTGAAAATCGAATATCGGCATTTCTTTGGCATAGTCGTGATACAGGATTTCCGCAGTTTTGTTACTCAACAAGAAGTTCTCATCCATAAACTGTTTCATTTCCAATCCCGCCTTTCGATTCTTTTAGCGCATTCTCTATGTACTTACATCATAATCTGCTAATCTATAGAATCCTATTGTATATTTTCAGAACTTTTTTTGTTTTTTTTAGCATTTTGCGTTCTTATTGCCGCGCCGACGGTTTGTTTGCGAAGTGGACGAGGTTACGTTTCCACAGAGGAAAGGAGGATACACAGAGGTCACAGAGGAGCAATAACTATTTTGCCATCTATGCTGGGCCCGAAAGTTTAGTCCTCTGTGTCCTCTTTACCACTCTGTGCCCTCTGTGGAATAATGCCTCGTACTTTCACGAAAGAACGCGTTCAACGGTTTTCTCATGCATCTGGCTGTGGGTTCTTTAGCAGATGCGGAATAATTGCGGCGATGGGCTGCTGGTAGAGAATTCCCATGGTGATTGGTATCGCTACAGTCATCGGAAAGTAGGTCAGAGCCAGCACCAAACCAAAGCTGAGATTTCGCAAACCAACGTTATAAATCATAGCCATTTGAACATCTCGAGGACGCCCTTTTATGCCAAATGAACCGACATAACCCAGATAATAACCGGCAATGACAACCAAAAGCGTAACCAACAGAATTTTGAGCATTGAGGCGTTCCAGACAATTTGTGGCGCGACTAGGGTGGCATTAATGAATATGACGACAAAGAAACCTATTTTTGATAGCAGGCCGCCGGCACCTTTCGCAAAACCGACGATTTTCCCTTTGGTCCAGTCGTGCAGCGCCATGCCGAGCAAGCTAGGCAAGGTGATCATGCTGACCAACTCTAACATCATTTTGCCATAGCTGATTTCAATGGTTTGGCCGACAATCAGTTTAAAGTATAAAGGCAGAAACACTGGCACAATAAGCGTATCCAGAGTAACTGTGACCAAAGAGAGAGCGACATTGCCCTGGGTGATTGACGCCCAAATAACAGATGTGACACCAACCGGCAATGAGGCGAAGATGAGATACGCTAGTCGCGTATGAGGATCATCGGCATAGAATAGTGCGCCAACTGCCCAGGCGATAATCGGGGAGGCGATATGAATTAGCAGCAGCGACCACAACGGTAGCCAAGGCTGATTGAGGATTTTCACAAAACTCTTGATGCTGATCGTTAATGAGGTGATAAACGTCATATAACCGAATAGTGCAACAACAATAAACCGAACAGTCGGAGAATCTGGAACCCGGATGGAAAAGCCAGCAAGCAACGCGGAAAAAGTAATCAAGAACATGTGACTGCCAATCCATTCGTTCCACTTCGTAATCTTTTGCAACATAGTATGGACCTCCTTTAATGCCGGAACGACTATTTTATTGTAGCACTAAATCCATAGGTCGGCTAGGCAGGAGAAATTTACTTGACGGTTAATTTAATGAGTATAATGATAATTTTGAAAGTAGGGATATGATGCAGCAAATTCACGTCGGTCTCATCGGCTATGGCCTTTCCGGATCGGTATTTCATGCGCCGCTGATTCATTCGATGAATGAGTTTTTCATAAGAACTGTGGTTTCCTCTTCGCCTGATAAAGTTTATGACGACTATTCGTATGTCTCGGTCGTTCCCAGCATAGAGGAGCTATTAGCCGAACCAGACATTCAGCTAGTCGTGATTACCAGTCCTAACTCAACGCATTATTCGTATGCCAAACAAGCTTTACTAGCAGGCAAGCATGTTGTCGTTGAGAAGCCTTTCGTCAACTCGGTGCAGGAAGCTGATGAGCTAATTGCTCTGGCGGCTGAGCGCAACCTGATTCTCAGCGTTTTTCAGAATCGTCGCTGGGATAACGATTTCCTGACTGTCAAGAAATGCATTCAAGAAGGTGTGCTTGGCGACATCTATTTGTACGAAGCTCACTATGATTTTTTCCGGCCGCAGGTCGGGCCAAAGTGGAAGGAGCATGCAGGCGAAGGCACAGGGGCGTTGTATGACCTCGGCCCACATTTAATTGATCAAGCATTACAACTGTTTGGTATGCCTGAAGCTGTCTCGGCAGAATTGGTGAAACAACGGCCTGGAGCAGAAGTGGACGATTTCTTCCATTTGGTTATGCACTACGGCTCTCTGCGTGTGGTTCTGCAAGCCAGCAGCATTATTAAGCAGGCGGGGCCGCATTTTCAGGTTCATGGGAATCAAGGCAGTCTGATCAAGTATGGCATGGACCCGCAGCAAAGCGATTTGCAGCGCGGTCTGCGACCCGGCAATCCCACTTGGGGTAAAGATAAGGAAGAACTGTATGCTGAGGTAACGCTAGGCAGAAATCTGACGCTTAGTTCCCGCTTGGAGACAATTCCTGGTTGCTATGAAGCCTATTACCAAGGCATCCTCAACTCTATTGTTAACGGCGCGCCGCCGCCTGTGTCGGCGATCGAGGCGAGAAATGTCATGCTGGTGATTGAATATGCCATGCAAAGTCATAACCAACAACGAGTTATCGCACTGCCGAAAAACGTCTAATAGCGCGTGTTTTAGAATAAAGGAGGATGTCACTATGTCTGATCAAACCTGTT carries:
- a CDS encoding adenine deaminase, producing the protein MKVDLLLKNVRIFNSYAKRFIDADAAILNGKFLYIGKRDIDQLQPDVSIDGQGAYMIPGLIDIHMHIESSMTAPLPFSWELVKNGVTTIVAEPHEIANIFGIEGIRSMLEAGKDAPNDIFLGVPSSVPSTSLEIETSGATIELADLAELLQSESVVCLGEVMNYVDVVYKQDAKINQLINYTRTEKPHLPIEGHCPKLLGLELARFIYAGVDSDHTQQTVAGMEERLLNGMFVEIQEKSLTPDIINFLIEQQMGEHFAFVTDDVMADSLVAKGHLNHIVKSAIGLGMKPEQAIYAATFTPARRMGLKDRGSIAPGKRADFVLLDNLEQFTIAKTFKNGKEVFNQSEHQKSYAKAGLFPKHFYHSVKLSPLNEGSFRLPIAATTQTACCRIITVTAGTTFTKETQAELPVRNAEIDWENSAYCLIGVFERHGKNGNIGWGLVGGDVISQGAIATTYAHDHHNLLVIGRNKRDMLIAANTVIANQGGYCVVHDGEVIGEVALPVAGILSELPISELAQQVKGLKEAMQKLGFKHGNPIMSLSTLSLPVSQELKITDKGLVKVNEQKLVSLLL
- a CDS encoding FAD-binding protein, giving the protein MLSFDVLVIGGGGAGMRAAIEAARAHECSVALLTKAHPLRSTTGCTGGGINAVLNSADPDDTVEKYIKDTIVGGDYLNDQDAVEFFASQAASAVKELDRFGVPFFRDETGRIAQSRGGGASAPRVCWTLGHAIAHSLYEQYLRYEIYDLSDVFLLDLTVENGRLQGVIALNIQTGTVFPIAAKAVVMATGGAGRIYWQRTTDPVDCTGDGLAICLKAGIALKDTEFVQFHPTALAATGILLSEAARGAGAYLLNRDGERFMSRYEPEKMELATRDAISTAIETEIREGRGYGTGAGAHVMLDLRHIDRGILQDKLKQVYDAAVKFEGLDPSESLLPIRPACHYMMGGIDVVDFKTCTTSIPGLFAAGECACVSVQGANRLGGNALSEVVVFGKTAGAAAAAYAKSQLVSDHASLQDGVSCWQLRFASVRARQSGISLTKIRERLAACMWENVGISRNARSLQVALDTICELKQDYESVEIGDSQQRGNSAFVHYLEVGNLLDIAYAVTLGALSRRESRGCHQRSDFPARDDANFLKHTLISKIDGDFHVNYRPVSITKYLPTERKP
- a CDS encoding succinate dehydrogenase/fumarate reductase iron-sulfur subunit; the encoded protein is MNKQITFAVSRFDGETSYIQTYQLDYQSGKTVLWWLNAIKEEQDPSLTLTVACRAGLCGACALQVNGDPVLACETLLDPLLMQGQVKIEPLNAFPLVRDLMLDWRGAIARMKSIHPWLEVENDQTSSTGCVQTQMEYQEVKPYVACIGCGICASVCPALAGEGFIEPFLFVKARRLIVDSRSSDRSRQAVLKAVRPYLQNCLHCGLCEEACPKSVSPEKAVSSMVTDV
- a CDS encoding MFS transporter → MENSNNKNSNIKPVIAISLLTAACLVGDSMLYIVLPTHWQEAGLSSLWEVGVLLSANRLIRLPLNPIVGWLYQRISSRIGVLLATLLAVITTASYGLLQGFWLLLAMRCIWGIAWTFLRLGAYFTILDFSSDNNRGHFMGTYNGLFRLGSLVGMLAGGLLADSFGLKTTAILFAALTACSIPCIFLFIPKALTHQRDVATGCIPTAHILKEWPVVWALLTGAVVAMIYQGLFNATISHLIKTLYSEMVSIGGFLIGAASLAGILQALRWSWEPWLAPWFGRRSDGRGGRRFLLTSTLLLATALFTLIPLQLPILFWLFLLLLLQVTATILTTLADAVASDVAVSTSKAVVMTAYSFAIDLGAALGPLAAYLLTQTMGPEYTYWFAGVVLGLISLKWLIASPMSQAD
- a CDS encoding Na/Pi cotransporter family protein, whose product is MANLLALLLGVFLLAGGLLLMRYGLSCLLWYRLQKMLSVATGTPWRGLVTGTLAAALFQSSTAVCLLTIGLVTAEYLTFRQAFGIILGANIGTCSTVGLLSFLNTDKLLPLLLCFSGISLLFRRTRNIGLAATGLLGMFCGLYLLNTGMTELQALEPVHRLLRLADSSTWLGILAGVLITFMFQSSSAATVMVMTLTDNGVFGLTTAAYIVYGSNLGSCLSSVLVSAIAPLAAKRVAAAHVLVNLLGILLFLPITEQLVTITERISTDPAVQVAVLHTAFNVISSLAVLPVAGRFARLVEILIPRDKAIW
- a CDS encoding nitroreductase family protein; translation: MDCHEAIFGRRSCRNFKNQPVEPEKIQRLLEAALYAPSPANKQPWEFIVTSNLKYNEQIKATSDVTKEKLAVRSGWKWLPVFDLSFLLQAPTLIVVIGDPSRNGAEQFLDDPSPGYLESCSAAVQNLMLSAHAQGLGTLWFSLFEKGDVRKIFGISEDKDPIGVICVGYPEKIGTPPARKGIEDKVTFLD